In Callospermophilus lateralis isolate mCalLat2 chromosome 19, mCalLat2.hap1, whole genome shotgun sequence, the following are encoded in one genomic region:
- the Srcap gene encoding helicase SRCAP isoform X2, protein MQSSPSSAHPQLPVLQTQMVSDGMTGSNPVSPASSSSPASSGAGGISPQHIAQDSSLDGPPGPPDGATVPLEGLSLPQAADLANRGPKWEKSHAEIAEQAKHEAEIETRIAELRKEGFWSLKRLPKVPEPPRPKGHWDYLCEEMQWLSADFAQERRWKRGVARKVVRMVIRHHEEQRQKEERARREEQAKLRRIASTMAKDVRQFWSNVEKVVQFKQQSRLEEKRKKALDLHLDFIVGQTEKYSDLLSQSLNQPLSSSKAGSSPCLGSSSAASSPPPAASRLDDEDGDFQPQEEEEEDDEETIEVEEQQEGNDAETQRREIELLRREGELPLEELLRSLPPQLLGGPSSPFQTPSSHDSDTRDGPEESVEEAPSQVLEVKPPPSSVTQRNKQPWHPDEDDEEFTANEDEAEDEEDTIAAEEQLEGDVDHAMELSELAREGELSMEELLQQYAGAYASDASAAGSGSSEEDDEDEDVEANSSDCELEGPTEAEEAPQEDSSSQSDSAEEQSEDEEDEHSEEEETGGSSESEESESDESEDAGSQSQADQEEEEDDDFGVEYLLARDEEQSEADGGSGPPTPGPTTTLGPKKEITDIAAAAESLQPKGYTLATTQVKTPIPLLLRGQLREYQHIGLDWLVTMYEKKLNGILADEMGLGKTIQTISLLAHLACEKGNWGPHLIIVPTSVMLNWEMELKRWCPSFKILTYYGAQKERKLKRQGWTKPNAFHVCITSYKLVLQDHQAFRRKNWRYLILDEAQNIKNFKSQRWQSLLNFNSQRRLLLTGTPLQNSLMELWSLMHFLMPHVFQSHREFKEWFSNPLTGMIEGSQEYNEGLVKRLHKVLRPFLLRRVKVDVEKQMPKKYEHVIRCRLSKRQRCLYDDFMAQTTTKETLATGHFMSVINILMQLRKVCNHPNLFDPRPVTSPFITPGICFSTASLVLRATDVHPLQRIDMGRFDLIGLEGRVSRYEADTFLPRHRLSRRVLLEVATAPDPPPRPKPVKMKVNRMLQPVPKQEGRTVVVVNSPRTPLGPVPVRPPPGPEFSAQPPPGPTPPVLPAPLMMSASPAGPPLVPASRPPGPVLLPPLQPNSGPLPQVLPSPLGVLSGTSRPPTPTLSLKPAPPAPVRLSPVPPPGSSSLLKPLTVPPGYTFSPAAATTTSTTTATATTTSVPAPNPAPQRLILSPDMQARLPSGEVVSIGQLASLAQRPVASAGGSKPLTFQIQGNKLTLTGAQVRQLAVGQPRPLQMPPSMVNNTGVVKIVVRQAPRDGLTPVPPLAPAPRPASSGLQAALTPRPTLSPGRLSTPTLGSARAPIPAPTLVRPLLKLVHSPSPDVSASAPGAAPMTISSSLHVPSSLPGPASSPMPIPNSSPLASPVPSTVSVPLSSSLPISVPTTLPTSASTPLTIPISAPLPVSASGPALLTNVTPALAPVVSVSPGPPSLAPAGTSPTASALTLGLATTPALSPPQTPGHPLLLAPTSSHVPGLNSSVAPACSPVLVPASALANPFSTAPNPAPAQASLLAPAPSASQALATTLAPMVAPQTAILGPPTPSLAPLPVLAPSPGTAPVLAPSQTPVPVMAPTPTPGTPLVSSSLVPAPPSVLASSSTQTMVPAPVPSPLSSLASTQTLALAPALASTLGGSSPSQTHSLGTGNLQGPFPAQTLSLTPASSLVPTPAQTLPLAPGTPLGSTQTFSLAPASPMGLAPAHTLTLAPATSSAPLLAPASVQTLTLSPAPVPVPTLGPAATQTLALAPASTQAPASQASSLVVSASGAASLPVTMVNRLPVPKDEPDTLTLRSGPPSPPSTATSFSGPRPRRQPPPPPRSPFYLESLEEKRKRQRSERLERIFQLSEAHGALAPVYGTEVLDFCTLPQPVASPIGPRSPGPSHPTFWTYTEAAHRAVLFPQQRLDQLSEIIERFIFVMPPVEAPPPSLHACHPPPWLAPRQAAFQEQLACELWPRARPLHRIVCNMRTQFPDLRLIQYDCGKLQTLAALLRQLKAEGHRVLIFTQMTRMLDVLEQFLTYHGHLYLRLDGSTRVEQRQALMERFNADKRIFCFILSTRSGGVGVNLTGADTVVFYDSDWNPTMDAQAQDRCHRIGQTRDVHIYRLISERTVEENILKKANQKRMLGDMAIEGGNFTTAYFKQQTIRELFDMPLEEPSGSSVSSAPEEEEETVASKQTHILEQALCRAEDEEDIRAATQAKAEQVAELAEFNENDGFLAGEGEEAGRPGAEDEEMSRAEQEIAALVEQLTPIERYAMKFLEASLEEVSREELKQAEEQVEAARKDLDQAKEEVFRLPQEEEEGPGAGDEISCGTGGGSHRRSKKVKAPERPGTRVSERLRGARAETQGANHTPITSTHHTRNTSTPPRCSPARERVPRPAPRPRPAPASAPAAIPAPVPAPVPAPVPAPVPVPVPVPVPISAPNPIAILPVHIMPSPPTPPQIPPSCSPACTPPPACTSPPPHTPPPIQTSLLTPSSPLLLGSPSVPISSPVTNLSLGLGPEAELRVQALASTESLELAGMTSSETSPLPLVPPKDLLPVSVEIMPVSEKNLPLIPSAPSPTLEADGIPNGQEQGVPSSAEGTILTVLPDGEELPSGLRESNGLELPPSATSDEPLQEPLEADRNLEELVEEVQTPTSSPEKPQELAAPEVTAPSASSSATSSPEGPSPARPPRRRTSADVEIRGQGAGRSGQPPGPKVLRKLPGRLITVVEEKELVRRRRQQRGTASTLIPGVSETSASPGSPSTRSLSGPESSPPTSGPCEAAPSSSLPTPTQPPFIARRHIELGMTRGGSPENGEGALLAITPPAVKRRRGRPPKKNRSPADAGRGVEEAPSSTSKGTTNGADPVPGAETLIVAEPVLEPQLIPGPQPLGPPPIHRPEPIILSPVEKRRRGRPPKARDLPIPGTMSSPGDGNLESRTQPLPLPPPLPPPLPLLSCPTATVANTVTTVTISTSPPKRKRGRPPKNPPSPRPSQLPVLDRDSSSVLESCGLGRRRQAQGLGESEGSSSDEDGSRPLTRLARLRLEAEGTRGRKSEGSMVVAVIQDDLDLVDSGPGGLELTPPVVSLAPKLRSTRLRPGSLVPPLETEKVPRKRAGAPIGGGPGLAKRSRLQPPSPLGPEGSVEESEAEASGEEEEGDGTPRRRPGPRRLVGTTNQGDQRILRSSAPPHLSGPTISHRGRKAKT, encoded by the exons ATGCAGAGCAGCCCCTCCTCTGCTCATCCTCAGCTCCCAGTTCTACAGACACAG atGGTGTCGGACGGCATGACAGGCAGCAATCCTGTGTCCCCTGCCTCATCTAGTTCCCCAGCCTCTAGTGGGGCAGGCGGCATCTCCCCCCAGCACATAGCTCAAGATTCCTCTCTGGATGGACCTCCAGGCCCCCCAGATGGTGCCACAGTGCCCTTGGAGGGGCTCAGTTTACCACAGGCTGCTGACCTGGCTAACAGGGGCCCAAAGTGGGAGAAGAGCCATGCTGAAATCGCAGAGCAGGCCAAGCAT GAAGCTGAAATTGAGACTCGGATTGCTGAGCTGCGGAAAGAGGGTTTCTGGTCACTGAAGAGGTTGCCTAAGGTGCCAGAGCCCCCTCGGCCCAAGGGCCACTGGGACTACCTGTGTGAGGAGATGCAGTGGCTCTCTGCCGACTTTGCTCAGGAGCGCCGATGGAAACGGGGTGTGGCCCGTAAG GTGGTGCGCATGGTGATCCGACACCACGAGGAGCAGCGGCAGAAAGAGGAACGGGCTCGGAGGGAAGAACAGGCAAAGTTGCGCCGAATTGCTTCCACTATGGCCAAGGATGTCAGACAGTTCTGGAGTAATGTGGAAAAG GTGGTGCAATTCAAGCAACAGTCCCGGCTTGAGGAAAAGCGCAAAAAAGCCTTGGACCTCCACCTGGACTTCATTGTGGGGCAAACTGAAAAATACTCAGACCTTCTGTCTCAGAGCCTCAACCAACCACTATCCTCCAGCAAAGCTGGCTCTTCGCCTTGCCTTGGCTCTTCCTCAGCTGCTTCCAGTCCTCCACCCGCTGCTTCCCGGCTGGATGATGAAG ATGGGGACTTCCAGCcccaagaggaggaggaggaagatgatgAGGAAACCATTGAGGTTGAAGAACAACAGGAAGGCAATGATGCAGAGACCCAGAGGCGTGAGATTGAGCTGCTTCGACGTGAGGGAGAACTGCCCCTGGAAGAGCTGCTCCGTTCTCTCCCCCCTCAACTGTTGGGAGGGCCTTCTAGCCCCTTTCAAACCCCTTCCTCTCATGATAGTGACACACGAGATGGGCCTGAAGAAAGTGTTGAAGAAGCACCTTCCCAGGTGTTGGAG GTGAAGCCCCCACCTTCCTCTGTCACACAGCGCAACAAACAACCTTGGCATCCAGATGAAGATGATGAAGAGTTTACTGCCAATGAAGATGAAG CGGAGGATGAAGAGGATACTATAGCAGCTGAGGAGCAGTTGGAAGGGGATGTGGATCATGCCATGGAGCTGAGCGAGTTGGCTCGAGAAG GTGAGCTATCTATGGAGGAACTGTTGCAGCAATATGCAGGAGCCTATGCCTCTGATGCCTCTGCTGCAGGCTCTGGGAGTAGTGAAGAAGATGATGAAGATGAGGATGTTGAGGCTAACAGCTCTGATTGTGAACTAGAGGGTCCCACAGAAGCTGAAGAAGCTCCTCAAGAGGATAGTAGCAGTCAGTCAG ACTCTGCTGAGGAGCAGAGTGAGGATGAGGAAGATGAGCATTCAGAGGAAGAAGAGACAGGTGGGAGTTCAGAATCGGAGGAATCTGAATCTGATGAGTCTGAAGATGCTGGATCACAAAGCCAAGCAGatcaagaagaggaggaagatgatGATTTTGGGGTTGAGTACTTGCTTGCCCGTGATGAAGAGCAGAGTGAGGCAGATGGAGGCAGTGGGCCTCCTACCCCAGGGCCCACTACCACTCTGGGCCCTAAGAAAGAAATTACTGACATTGCTGCAGCAGCTGAAAGTCTACAGCCTAAGGGTTACACCTTGGCCACTACCCAG GTAAAAACACCTATCCCCCTGCTCCTACGGGGCCAACTCCGGGAGTACCAACACATTGGGCTTGACTGGTTGGTTACTATGTATGAGAAGAAGCTTAATGGCATTCTTGCAGATGAGATGGGACTGGGGAAGACAATCCAGACCATCTCCTTGCTTGCCCACTTGGCCTGTGAAAAAG GTAACTGGGGTCCCCACTTAATCATTGTTCCAACCAGCGTGATGTTGAACTGGGAGATGGAGTTGAAACGTTGGTGCCCCAGCTTTAAAATCCTTACTTACTATGGAGCCCAGAAAGAGAGGAAGCTTAAGCGGCAG GGCTGGACCAAGCCCAATGCCTTCCATGTGTGTATCACATCTTATAAGCTGGTGCTGCAGGACCACCAGGCCTTCCGCCGCAAGAACTGGCGCTATCTCATTCTGGATGAAGCTCAAAACATCAAGAACTTCAAGTCCCAACGCTGGCAGTCATTGCTGAACTTTAATAG CCAGAGGCGCCTGCTCCTTACAGGAACTCCTTTGCAGAATAGTCTTATGGAGCTGTGGTCCTTGATGCACTTTTTGATGCCTCATGTCTTCCAGTCTCATCGTGAATTCAAGGAATGGTTCTCTAACCCCCTAACTGGCATGATTGAGGGCAGCCAAGAGTATAATGAAGGATTAGTCAAACGCCTCCACAAG GTTTTACGACCTTTCTTGCTGCGCCGAGTTAAGGTGGATGTCGAGAAGCAGATGCCCAAAAAGTATGAGCATGTTATCCGCTGCCGACTCTCCAAGCGTCAGCGATGTCTTTATGATGACTTCATGGCACAGACCAC AACTAAGGAGACACTAGCCACAGGCCATTTCATGAGCGTCATCAACATTTTGATGCAGCTGCGAAAAGTCTGCAATCATCCAAATCTATTTGACCCTCGACCTGTTACCTCTCCCTTCATCACCCCAGGTATCTGCTTCAGCACCGCTTCTCTGGTGCTAAGGGCCACTGATGTCCACCCGCTCCAG CGGATAGATATGGGTCGGTTTGACCTTATTGGCCTGGAGGGTCGTGTTTCTCGATATGAAGCTGATACGTTTCTGCCCCGGCACCGCCTCTCTCGCCGAGTACTGCTAGAGGTGGCCACTGCTCCTGACCCTCCTCCCCGGCCCAAGCCAGTCAAGATGAAGGTCAACAG GATGCTGCAGCCAGTGCCCAAGCAAGAAGGCCGCACGGTGGTGGTGGTGAACAGCCCACGGACGCCCCTTGGCCCTGTCCCAGTCCGACCCCCTCCAGGCCCCGAGTTCTCAGCCCAGCCTCCCCCTGGCCCAACCCCCCCAGTACTGCCAGCACCACTGATGATGTCAGCCTCACCTGCTGGACCCCCGCTTGTTCCTGCATCCCGACCCCCTGGACCTGTTCTTTTGCCTCCCCTGCAGCCAAACAGTGGTCCTCTCCCCCAGG TGTTGCCATCCCCCTTGGGAGTCCTGAGTGGGACTTCACGGCCTCCCACACCAACCCTGTCCCTGAAGCCGGCCCCACCTGCCCCAGTTCGTCTGAGCCCCGTGCCACCCCCAGGCTCCTCCAGCCTGTTGAAGCCCCTTACAGTGCCGCCAGGCTATACCTTCTCTCCTGCTGCTGCAACAACCACCTCTACCACTACGGCGACTGCTACCACCACATCAGTGCCAGCTCCAAATCCTGCACCACAGCGCCTGATCCTGTCTCCTGATATGCAGGCCCGTCTGCCCT CAGGTGAAGTTGTCAGCATTGGGCAGTTGGCTTCACTGGCACAACGTCCAGTGGCAAGTGCTGGGGGAAGCAAACCTCTCACCTTCCAAATCCAGGGCAACAAGCTCACTTTGACTGGTGCCCAGGTGCGCCAGCTTGCTGTGGGGCAGCCCCGCCCGCTGCAAA TGCCACCATCCATGGTGAATAACACAGGCGTGGTGAAGATCGTAGTGAGACAGGCCCCTAGGGATGGACTGACTCCTGTTCCACCACTGGCACCAGCACCCAGGCCTGCGAGTTCTGGGCTTCAAGCTGCATTGACTCCACGCCCCACATTAAGCCCTGGTCGGCTATCCACACCTACCCTGGGTTCTGCCCGGGCCCCCATACCTGCGCCCACTCTGGTGAGGCCCCTTCTCAAGCTGGTCCACAGTCCTTCGCCTGATGTCAGTG CTTCAGCACCCGGAGCTGCTCCCATGACCATCTCTTCTTCTCTCCATGTGCCATCCTCACTTCCTGGGCCAGCCTCTTCTCCAATGCCAATTCCCAACTCCTCTCCCCTAGCTAGTCCTGTGCCCTCTACAGTTTCAGTTCCACTGTCATCTTCACTCCCCATCTCTGTTCCTACCACGCTTCCCACCTCAGCCTCAACTCCACTAACCATCCCCATTTCAGCCCCCTTGCCTGTTTCGGCTTCAGGCCCAGCTCTCCTGACCAATGTGACTCCAGCACTGGCACCCGTTGTTTCAGTGTCTCCTGGACCTCCCTCTTTGGCACCAGCTGGGACTTCCCCAACAGCATCAGCCTTGACTCTAGGTttggctacaactccagccctgtccCCACCTCAGACACCTGGTCACCCTTTGTTGTTGGCTCCCACCTCTTCACATGTTCCAGGGTTAAACTCATCCGTGGCCCCAGCATGTTCCCCTGTCCTGGTGCCAGCTTCAGCTCTGGCCAATCCCTTTTCGACTGCGCCAAATCCAGCTCCTGCTCAGGCTTCCCTTCTGGCTCCAGCACCTTCTGCATCTCAGGCTTTAGCCACTACTCTGGCTCCTATGGTGGCTCCACAGACAGCAATCCTGGGTCCTCCAACTCCTTCTCTGGCTCCTCTTCCAGTCCTGGCTCCATCACCAGGTACTGCTCCGGTCCTGGCTCCATCGCAGACTCCAGTTCCAGTTATGGCTCCAACACCAACGCCAGGAACCCCATTAGTCTCATCCTCACTGGTGCCAGCTCCACCTTCTGTGTTGGCTTCATCATCAACTCAAACTATGGTACCAGCCCCCGTTCCATCACCTCTCTCAAGCCTGGCTTCTACACAGACACTGGCTCTAGCCCCAGCTTTAGCATCCACTCTGGGTGGCTCGTCTCCATCTCAGACACACTCTTTAGGAACAGGGAACCTTCAAGGGCCCTTTCCAGCCCAGACATTATCATTGACTCCAGCATCATCCCTGGTACCTACTCCAGCCCAGACACTGCCTTTGGCACCAGGAACACCATTGGGTTCAACTCAAACGTTTTCTCTGGCTCCAGCTTCTCCGATGGGCCTGGCCCCAGCCCACACGCTGACTTTGGCTCCAGCAACATCATCTGCTCCACTCCTGGCCCCAGCTTCAGTGCAGACACTGACTTTGAGCCCTGCCccagttcctgtgcccaccctgggTCCAGCTGCAACTCAGACCCTGGCGCTGGCCCCGGCCTCAACACAGGCCCCAGCTTCCCAGGCATCTTCCCTTGTGGTTTCGGCATCTGGTGCCGCTTCCTTGCCTGTCACCATGGTAAACCGGCTGCCTGTTCCCAAGGATGAGCCTGACACACTGACATTGCGCTCTGGTCCCCCCAGTCCTCCCTCCACTGCTACCTCGTTCAGTGGCCCCCGACCTCGACGTCAGCCCCCCCCACCACCTCGGTCCCCTTTCTATCTG GAGTCTCTGGAAGAAAAGCGGAAGCGGCAGAGGTCTGAACGCCTGGAACGGATTttccaacttagtgaggctcatgGGGCCCTGGCACCTGTGTATGGGACTGAAGTCCTGGATTTCTGTACCCTGCCCCAACCTGTTGCCAGCCCCATCGGCCCTCGTTCTCCTGGCCCCAGCCACCCCACCTTTTGGACTTATACCGAGGCTGCCCACCGGGCTGTACTGTTTCCCCAGCAGCGACTAGACCAGCTGTCAGAAATCATTGAGAG GTTCATCTTTGTCATGCCTCCTGTGGAGGCACCTCCCCCTTCCCTGCATGCCTGCCACCCACCTCCTTGGCTGGCTCCTCGGCAGGCAGCCTTCCAGGAGCAATTGGCCTGTGAGCTCTGGCCCCGGGCTCGTCCTTTGCACCGTATTGTATGTAACATGCGCACCCAGTTCCCTGACTTGAGACTCATCCAATATGATTGCG GAAAGTTGCAAACCTTGGCAGCACTGTTGCGGCAGCTCAAGGCAGAGGGCCACCGGGTACTCATCTTCACCCAGATGACCCGAATGCTGGATGTTTTAGAGCAGTTTCTCACCTACCATGGCCACCTCTACTTGCGTCTGGATGGGTCTACTAGAGTTGAACAGAGACAG GCCTTGATGGAACGGTTCAATGCAGACAAACGCATATTCTGCTTCATCCTTTCGACTCGAAGTGGGGGTGTGGGCGTGAACCTGACAGGAGCAGACACTGTTGTTTTTTATGACAGCGACTGGAATCCCACCATGGATGCTCAGGCCCAGGATCGTTGTCATCGGATTGGCCAGACTCGAGATGTCCACATCTATAG ACTTATCAGTGAACGGACAGTGGAAGAAAACATCCTAAAAAAGGCAAATCAGAAGAGAATGTTGGGAGACATGGCCATTGAGGGAGGCAACTTCACAACAGCCTATTTTAAACAG CAGACCATCCGAGAGCTGTTTGATATGCCTCTAGAGGAGCCATCTGGCTCATCTGTATCCTCTGCCcccgaggaggaagaggagactgTGGCCAGCAAGCAAACCCATATTCTGGAGCAG GCATTGTGTCGGGCTGAGGATGAAGAGGATATCCGTGCTGCCACCCAGGCCAAGGCTGAACAAGTGGCTGAACTTGCAGAATTTAATGAGAATGATGGTTTTCTTGCTGGTGAGGGAGAGGAGGCTGGTCGGCCTGGGGCTGAGGATGAGGAGATGTCCAGGGCTGAGCAGGAGATTGCTGCCCTTGTAGAACAG CTGACCCCCATTGAGCGTTATGCCATGAAATTTCTGGAGGCCTCACTTGAGGAAGTGAGCCGAGAGGAGCTTAAGCAGGCAGAA GAACAAGTGGAAGCTGCCCGCAAAGACCTGGACCAAGCCAAGGAAGAGGTGTTTCGCCTACCccaagaagaggaggaggggccaggggctggggatgagaTTTCCTGTGGGACTGGTGGAGGCAGCCACCGGCGCAGTAAGAAGGTCAAGGCCCCTGAGAGGCCAGGGACTCGTGTCAGTGAGCGTCTTCGAGGAGCTCGGGCTGAAACTCAAGGGGCAAACCACACTCCTATCACATCCACCCATCATACCCGCAATACCTCCACACCCCCCCGCTGCAGCCCTGCCAGGGAGCGAGTTCCCAGGCCAGCACCTAGGCCTCGACCTGCTCCAGCTTCAGCTCCTGCTGCAATTCCTGCCCCAGTCCCTGCCCCAGTCCCTGCCCCAGTCCCtgccccagtccctgtcccagtccctgtcccagtaccCATTTCAGCCCCTAATCCAATAGCCATTCTTCCTGTCCATATCATGCCTTCTCCCCCAACTCCTCCACAGATTCCTCCCTCTTGTTCCCCTGCCTGTACCCCTCCTCCTGCTTGCACCTCTCCACCACCTCATACCCCACCACCCATCCAAACCTCTCTCTTAactccttcctctcctctcctgcttGGTTCACCTTCTGTGCCCATCTCTTCCCCGGTCACCAACCTCTCTTTGGGCTTGGGGCCTGAGGCAGAACTCCGTGTACAAGCATTAGCATCTACGGAGTCCCTGGAGCTGGCTGGCATGACCAGTTCTGAGACCTCCCCGCTTCCTCTTGTACCCCCTAAGGATCTGTTGCCAGTTTCTGTTGAGATCATGCCCGTATCTGAGAAGAACCTTCCTCTCATCCCTTCTGCACCTAGCCCAACCTTGGAGGCTGACGGCATCCCCAATGGTCAAGAGCAGGGGGTACCATCTTCTGCTGAGGGGACCATCCTTACAGTGCTGCCTGATGGTGAGGAGTTGCCCTCGGGTCTGAGAGAGAGCAATGGGCTGGAGCTCCCACCTTCAGCAACATCTGATGAGCCACTTCAGGAGCCACTGGAGGCTGACAGGAACTTGGAAGAGCTGGTAGAAGAAGTTCAGACCCCAACCTCAAGCCCAGAGAAGCCACAAGAACTTGCTGCACCTGAGGTCACAGCCCCATCAGCCTCATCTTCAGCCACCTCCTCTCCTGAGGGTCCTTCACCTGCCCGGCCCCCTCGTCGTCGCACCAGTGCTGATGTAGAAATTAGGGGTCAGGGGGCTGGTCGTTCAGGGCAACCTCCAGGCCCCAAAGTGCTTCGCAAGCTGCCAGGACGGCTAATAACTGTGGTGGAAGAAAAGGAACTTGTGAGGCGAAGGCGACAGCAGCGGGGAACTGCCAGCACCCTAATACCTGGGGTCTCTGAGACTAGTGCCAGCCCAGGAAGCCCATCTACTCGCAGCTTGTCAGGGCCAGAATCCTCGCCTCCCACCAGTGGACCCTGTGAAGCTGCTCCCTCATCCTCACTGCCTACACCAACCCAGCCACCCTTCATAGCTCGTCGTCACATTGAGCTGGGAATGACTCGTGGGGGCAGCCCAGAGAATGGAGAAGGGGCACTGCTTGCTATCACTCCACCTGCTGTGAAACGTCGGAGGGGAAGGCCCCCCAAGAAGAACAGGTCTCCAGCAGATGCCGGGAGAGGGGTGGAGGAGGCACCCTCATCCACCTCTAAGGGAACAACCAATGGGGCTGACCCAGTTCCTGGAGCTGAGACCCTAATTGTTGCAGAGCCTGTCTTGGAGCCTCAGCTTATTCCTGGGCCCCAGCCTCTTGGACCCCCACCAATTCACAGACCAGAGCCCATCATCCTGTCACCTGTGGAGAAAAGAAGGCGTGGGCGGCCCCCTAAGGCACGGGATTTGCCCATCCCTGGGACGATGTCCTCTCCAGGGGATGGCAATTTAGAGAGCCGGACACAGCCACTCCCACTACCACCACCATTGCCACCACCCCTACCACTTTTATCCTGTCCCACTGCTACTGTCGCCAACACTGTCACCACCGTCACCATTTCAACATCCCCACCCAAGCGAAAGCGGGGCCGACCTCCCAAGAATCCACCATCACCTCGGCCCAGCCAACTTCCTGTTTTGGACCGTGACAGCTCTTCTGTCCTTGAGAGCTGTGGATTGGGGAGGCGTCGGCAAGCCCAGGGCCTCGGGGAGAGTGAGGGTAGTTCTTCTGATGAGGATGGAAGCCGCCCCCTTACCCGCCTGGCCCGCCTGCGGCTGGAAGCTGAGGGAACGCGGGGACGGAAAAGTGAAGGGTCCATGGTAGTGGCTGTAATTCAGGATGACCTGGATTTAGTAGATAGTGGGCCAGGCGGATTAGAATTGACACCTCCTGTGGTATCATTAGCCCCAAAACTGCGCTCAACCCGGCTGCGTCCAGGGTCTCTAGTTCCCCCACTAGAGACTGAGAAGGTGCCTCGCAAACGGGCGGGGGCCCCAATTGGTGGGGGTCCTGGGCTGGCAAAGCGGAGCCGTCTACAGCCTCCAAGTCCC